In a single window of the Sylvia atricapilla isolate bSylAtr1 chromosome 20, bSylAtr1.pri, whole genome shotgun sequence genome:
- the APPBP2 gene encoding amyloid protein-binding protein 2 isoform X1 has product MAAVELEWVPETLYNTAISAVVDSYGRARRRDIRSLPENIQFDVYYKLYQQGRLCQLGSEFCELEVFAKVLRALDKRHLLHHCFQALMDHGVKVASVLAYSFSRRCSYIAESDAAVKEKAIQIGFVLGGFLSDAGWYSDAEKVFLSCLQLCTLHDEILHWFRAVECCVRLLHVRNGNCKYHLGEETFKLAQSYMEKLAKHGQQANKAALYGELCALLFAKSHYDEAYKWCIEAMKEITVGLPVKVVVDVLRQASKACVVKREFKKAEQLIKHAVYLAREHFGAKHPKYSDTLLDYGFYLLNVDNICQSVAIYQTALDIRQSVFGGKNIHVATAHEDLAYSSYVHQYSSGKFDNALFHAERAIGIITHILPEDHLLLASSKRVKALILEEIAIDCHNKETEQRLLQEAHDLHLSSLQLAKKAFGEFNVQTAKHYGNLGRLYQSMRKFKEAEEMHIKAIQIKEQLLGQEDYEVALSVGHLASLYNYDMNQYENAEKLYLRSIAIGKKLFGEGYSGLEYDYRGLIKLYNSIGNYEKVFEYHNILANWNRLRDRQFSVTDALEDVSTSPQSTEEVVQSFLMSQNLDGQSS; this is encoded by the exons ATGGCGGCCGTGGAGCTGGAGTGGGTGCCCGAGACGCTCTACAACACGGCCATCTCGGCCGTCGTGGACAGCTAcgggcgggcgcggcgccgcGACATCCGCTCGCTGCCCGAGAACATCCAGTTCGACGTGTACTATAAG ctttaccAACAAGGCCGCTTGTGCCAGCTGGGTAGTGAATTTTGTGAACTAGAAGTTTTTGCAAAGGTGCTACGAGCTTTAGATAAAAG ACATCTGCTCCATCACTGTTTCCAGGCTCTGATGGACCATGGAGTCAAGGTGGCTTCTGTGCTGGCCTATTCCTTCAGCAGAAGGTGCTCCTACATTGCAGAGTCAGATGCTGctgtgaaggaaaaagcaaTCCAGATTGGCTTTGTTTTAG GGGGCTTCCTGTCAGATGCAGGCTGGTACAGTGATGCTGAGAAggttttcctctcctgccttcagCTGTGCACCCTCCACGATGAAATCCTTCACTGGTTCCGTGCTGTGGAGTGCTGTGTGAG GTTGCTGCACGTCCGGAACGGGAACTGCAAGTACCACCTGGGCGAGGAGACCTTCAAGCTGGCCCAGTCCTACATGGAGAAGCTGGCCAAGCACGGGCAGCAGGCCAACAAGGCGGCGCTCTACGGCGAGCTCTGCGCGCTGCTCTTCGCCAAGAGCCACTACGACGAG GCCTATAAGTGGTGCATAGAAGCCATGAAGGAGATCACAGTTGGGCTGCCTGTAAAAGTGGTGGTGGATGTGCTACGACAAGCGTCAAAG gcCTGCGTGGTGAAACGGGAGTTCAAGAAGGCTGAGCAGCTCATAAAGCACGCCGTGTACCTTGCCAG GGAGCATTTTGGAGCCAAGCACCCCAAATACTCTGACACGCTACTAGACTACGGATTTTACTTGCTCAACGTAGACAATATCTGCCAATCTGTTGCCATCTATCAG ACAGCGCTCGATATCCGGCAGTCAGTATTTGGAGGTAAAAACATCCACGTAGCTACAGCTCATGAAGACTTGGCTTATTCCTCATATGTTCACCAGTACAGCTCTGGGAAATTTGACAATGCACT ATTCCATGCTGAACGTGCTATTGGCATTATCACTCACATTCTCCCAGAAGACCATCTCCTCTTGGCCTCTTCAAAGAGAGTTAAAG cacttATCCTGGAGGAGATTGCCATAGACTGTCACAACAAGgagacagagcagaggctgctccaggaggctCATGACCTGCACCTCTCCTCGCTCCAGTTGGCTAAAAAAGCCTTTGGGGAGTTCAACGTGCAAACAGCCAAACACTACGGCAACCTGGGCAGACTGTATCAGTCCATGAGGAAGTTCAAG gaagcagaggaaatgcACATCAAGGCCATCCAGAtcaaggagcagctcctggggcaggaggatTATGAAGTTGCCCTCTCGGTGGGCCACCTCGCCTCCCTCTACAACTATGACATGAACCAgtatgaaaatgctgaaaagctTTATCTGAGATCCATAGCAATTG GAAAGAAGCTTTTTGGCGAAGGATACAGTGGACTTGAATACGATTACAGAGGTCTCATTAAACTGTACAATTCCATTGGCAATTACGAGAAGGTGTTTGAGTACCACAACATCTTGGCCAACTGGAACCGGTTGCGGGACCGGCAGTTCTCGGTGACGGATGCGCTGGAGGACGTCAGCACCAGCCCCCAGTCCACGGAAGAAGTGGTCCAGTCTTTTCTGATGTCTCAGAACCTCGATGGACAGAGCAGCTAA
- the APPBP2 gene encoding amyloid protein-binding protein 2 isoform X2 translates to MDHGVKVASVLAYSFSRRCSYIAESDAAVKEKAIQIGFVLGGFLSDAGWYSDAEKVFLSCLQLCTLHDEILHWFRAVECCVRLLHVRNGNCKYHLGEETFKLAQSYMEKLAKHGQQANKAALYGELCALLFAKSHYDEAYKWCIEAMKEITVGLPVKVVVDVLRQASKACVVKREFKKAEQLIKHAVYLAREHFGAKHPKYSDTLLDYGFYLLNVDNICQSVAIYQTALDIRQSVFGGKNIHVATAHEDLAYSSYVHQYSSGKFDNALFHAERAIGIITHILPEDHLLLASSKRVKALILEEIAIDCHNKETEQRLLQEAHDLHLSSLQLAKKAFGEFNVQTAKHYGNLGRLYQSMRKFKEAEEMHIKAIQIKEQLLGQEDYEVALSVGHLASLYNYDMNQYENAEKLYLRSIAIGKKLFGEGYSGLEYDYRGLIKLYNSIGNYEKVFEYHNILANWNRLRDRQFSVTDALEDVSTSPQSTEEVVQSFLMSQNLDGQSS, encoded by the exons ATGGACCATGGAGTCAAGGTGGCTTCTGTGCTGGCCTATTCCTTCAGCAGAAGGTGCTCCTACATTGCAGAGTCAGATGCTGctgtgaaggaaaaagcaaTCCAGATTGGCTTTGTTTTAG GGGGCTTCCTGTCAGATGCAGGCTGGTACAGTGATGCTGAGAAggttttcctctcctgccttcagCTGTGCACCCTCCACGATGAAATCCTTCACTGGTTCCGTGCTGTGGAGTGCTGTGTGAG GTTGCTGCACGTCCGGAACGGGAACTGCAAGTACCACCTGGGCGAGGAGACCTTCAAGCTGGCCCAGTCCTACATGGAGAAGCTGGCCAAGCACGGGCAGCAGGCCAACAAGGCGGCGCTCTACGGCGAGCTCTGCGCGCTGCTCTTCGCCAAGAGCCACTACGACGAG GCCTATAAGTGGTGCATAGAAGCCATGAAGGAGATCACAGTTGGGCTGCCTGTAAAAGTGGTGGTGGATGTGCTACGACAAGCGTCAAAG gcCTGCGTGGTGAAACGGGAGTTCAAGAAGGCTGAGCAGCTCATAAAGCACGCCGTGTACCTTGCCAG GGAGCATTTTGGAGCCAAGCACCCCAAATACTCTGACACGCTACTAGACTACGGATTTTACTTGCTCAACGTAGACAATATCTGCCAATCTGTTGCCATCTATCAG ACAGCGCTCGATATCCGGCAGTCAGTATTTGGAGGTAAAAACATCCACGTAGCTACAGCTCATGAAGACTTGGCTTATTCCTCATATGTTCACCAGTACAGCTCTGGGAAATTTGACAATGCACT ATTCCATGCTGAACGTGCTATTGGCATTATCACTCACATTCTCCCAGAAGACCATCTCCTCTTGGCCTCTTCAAAGAGAGTTAAAG cacttATCCTGGAGGAGATTGCCATAGACTGTCACAACAAGgagacagagcagaggctgctccaggaggctCATGACCTGCACCTCTCCTCGCTCCAGTTGGCTAAAAAAGCCTTTGGGGAGTTCAACGTGCAAACAGCCAAACACTACGGCAACCTGGGCAGACTGTATCAGTCCATGAGGAAGTTCAAG gaagcagaggaaatgcACATCAAGGCCATCCAGAtcaaggagcagctcctggggcaggaggatTATGAAGTTGCCCTCTCGGTGGGCCACCTCGCCTCCCTCTACAACTATGACATGAACCAgtatgaaaatgctgaaaagctTTATCTGAGATCCATAGCAATTG GAAAGAAGCTTTTTGGCGAAGGATACAGTGGACTTGAATACGATTACAGAGGTCTCATTAAACTGTACAATTCCATTGGCAATTACGAGAAGGTGTTTGAGTACCACAACATCTTGGCCAACTGGAACCGGTTGCGGGACCGGCAGTTCTCGGTGACGGATGCGCTGGAGGACGTCAGCACCAGCCCCCAGTCCACGGAAGAAGTGGTCCAGTCTTTTCTGATGTCTCAGAACCTCGATGGACAGAGCAGCTAA